A region of the Acidimicrobiia bacterium genome:
CGTGATCGGGGTGGACGTGCGCGACGCGGAGGTGATCGCCGATCTGGCCTCGGCGGTGGGCCGGGCCGCCATGGTGGCGGCCATCACCGAGCAGAGCGGCGGGACACTGGACGGCCTCGTGGCGGCGGCGGGGGTCACCCACGACGACGGTGCGCTGGTCACCTCCATCAACTACTTCGGCGCCATCGCCACGCTCGAAGGGCTCCGCCCCTTGCTCGTTGCCGGGGGCAGCGCGGTGGCGGTGAGTTCCAACTCCACCACCACCCAGCCGGGGTTGCGACTCGCCCACGTGGAGGCTTGTCTGGCGGGCGACGAAGACGCCGCCCGCGCCTTGGCTGGCCCCGGAGTGGGGGCCTACGGCGCCAGCAAACTGGCCCTGGCCCGTTGGGTGCGCCGCCACGCCACCACCGAAGCGTGGATCGGTACGGGCATCCGTCTCAACGCCATCTGCC
Encoded here:
- a CDS encoding SDR family oxidoreductase; its protein translation is MSTIAITGSAGGIGGALRARLEAQGDTVIGVDVRDAEVIADLASAVGRAAMVAAITEQSGGTLDGLVAAAGVTHDDGALVTSINYFGAIATLEGLRPLLVAGGSAVAVSSNSTTTQPGLRLAHVEACLAGDEDAARALAGPGVGAYGASKLALARWVRRHATTEAWIGTGIRLNAICPGFIDTPMTAGSREFILSLGEIYPIPIGRAGDAREVAGLLVYLLSSEASFFCGSVITMDGGTEAALRGEDWPHALP